CCATGCCCTGGTAAAAGTCCTGGTAGCGGCCCGCCTGCATCTCAAGGTGCTCGCAATGTCCGTCCGGCTGCGTGCCCAGGTGCAGCGCGCCGCGCACGGGATCCACGCCCCAGCCGGGCTGTCCAGGTCTGCCGCCCGCCTTCAGGGCGTCTTCCTGCGGGTCGAGACCAAACTTCACGAAACTGCCCTTGTCGCCATGCACGGCGAAGCGCGCCGTTGGCGCTTTTACCAGGCAGCCGGCCTGCAGCACCACGCGCAGCCGGTCGTAGTACAGCACGATGTGCATGTAGTCGACGGCTTGCGCGCCATCGCGCTGCAGGGCGATATCGGCGTACAGTTTTTCCGGCTGGCCGAACAGCTGCATGGCTTGGTCCAGCATGTGCGGACCCAGGTCGTACAGCAAGCCGCCGCCGGGTGCGCCGGACTCGCGCCAGCGCTGGCGGATCTCGGGGCGGAAACGGTCGAAATGCGATTCGACGCTGGCGATGTGACCCAGGGTGCCCTGCGCCAGCAGCGTTTTCAGGGTCAGGAAGTCGCCATCCCAGCGGCGGTTGTGGTACACGCTGAGCACCAGCTTGCGTTCTTTCGCCAGCGCGATCAGGCTCTGTGCTTCAACGCTGGAAATGGTGAAGGGTTTGTCCACCACCACGTGCTTGCCCGCCTGCAGGGCCGCTTGCGCCAGGCTGAAATGCGCCTCGTTGGGTGCGGCGATGACGACCAGTTCGATCGATGGATCGGCAAACAGCTGCGCCGGCTCGGCGTAGACGGTGGCGTGCGGCCAATCCTTGTGTACGAGGTCCGGTTTGCTGGAGGCGACGGCTGTCAGTTCCAGGGCCTCGATGGCCGACAGGACGGGAGCGTGGAAGGTGGAGCCGGCAAAGCCGTAGCCGACCAGGCCGGTTTTGATCTTGTTCATGGCGTGTTCCAGGTGCGTGGAAGAATCCATGATCATACCCGCAAGCGGGCGGCGGCAGCGCTGCCGCGATACCGCCGCGCGTGCATTAGTTCAGGCGCCAGACGTATTGCACTTTCACGCTGGCGCTGACCGGCTTGCCGCCAGCCAAGGCCGGCTTGAACGTGCACTTGGCAATGCCGCTGCGCGCCGCCTCGTCGAGGGCCGGATGGCCGCTGCTGTTGACCACGCTCGAGCCCAATACCTTGCCGGCGGCACTGACGTCAAAGGACATGTTGACCGTGCCCTCTTCCTTCGCCTGCAGCGATGCGGCTGGGTAGACCGGTTTGCCGCACACGCCAAAGTCGATGACGGGGCGGCGCTCCAGTACCGGCGCGCTATCGGCGGCGACGGCCTGGCCGTAGATGCCGAGGCAGGCGCCGGCGAGGGCAAGCAGCGGCACGGCTGCCTTCCAGTTCAGGGTTTGTGGTGCGGGGCGCAGCAATCGTTTGATACGTGACATAAGATCTCCTCCGTCGGCCGCCTGGGCCAGGTGGTGGGTTGAGAACTGGAGACGTTCCAGTTCCGAGAGTGCAAGAGCCAGACGCCGCGGTTCGCCCAGTTGTCTTGCTGCGAAATCATCTGCAATGTGTTCGCGTTCGAGACGCACGCCGCGCGAAATCCACCAGACGGCAGGGTGGAAGAACAGCAGCGCTTCGATGGCGTTTTGCAGCAGGTTGAGCAGATAATCGTGGCGCCGGATATGCGCCAGTTCATGCGCCAGCAGTGCGTCGAGCAGCTGCGGCGGCATGCCCGTGACCAGCGCCGCAGGCACCAGCGCCATGGGTCGCCAGATGCCGGCCGTGAGCGGGCTGGCGATGTTGTCGAGCACGCGCAGCCGCACGGGCCGTGTTACGCCAGCATCCTGCGCCATGCCCGATAAACGCGCCTGCCAGTGAGCATGCGTGCTGCCGGTCTGGCTGGCGCTGCGTGCTATCCACAGCATGCCCAGCGCCATGCGCAGGGCCAGCATGGCGGCGCACAGCGCCCACACGCCGACGACGGCGCGCAGCAGCAGGTCCAGGTCGGGCAAGCTGTCGGGCGCCAGCAGGGCGGTGGACAGCAAGGCGCTGGAGAAGAGGGCGCCCGTGGCATCGGCACCGGCCAGGCGCAGATACAAGCCCGCGGCAGGCCACGCCAGGCAGGCCAGCAGGGCGCCGCAGCCGACGGCGTAGCGCGCCTCTGGCCGCGCATTGCGCAGGGCGGCCCACGCCAGCGCCGTGGTGCAGCCGATCAGGATGCCCTGCCACAGGAAGTGCAGCAGGGTACAGCCCAGGGCCGGCACGAAGCCGTTCATGACTGATCGTCCTTGAGCATTTTTTCGATCTCTTCGCGTTCGGCGCGCGACACGCCCGTGCGCAGGGCCGCCAGCACCAGTGCCTTGGCCGAGCCGGCGAAAGCCTTCTGCATCAGTTCTTTCAGCAGATTCGTCTGCAGGCTGTGCTGGGCCTGGGCCGGCGCATACACGTGCGAGCGCTGGCTTTCGTCGCGGATCAGCAAGCCCTTGGTGTGCATGATCTGCATCAGGCGCAACACGGTGCCATACGTGATGGCCGGCTTGGCCAGCGCCATCGCCTCGTGCACCTGCTTGGCCGTGGCGGCGCCCAGCGGCCACAGTGCCTGCAGCAGATCAAGTTCGGCTGCCGTCGGTTTCGGGATATCGTGCGTCTTGGCCATGCTGTTTTCCTCTTGCCAGAATTTCAATATGGCTAGACTAATCGTTATAGACAAAAATGTATACTTTAATTTTCAAATGAAGCGCAAGCTGCCTTTATGCGATAAAAAGAACTAGACAGCACGGTATAGATGCGCTCGCGTGGCAGGTAAACGCACACGCGGCGGCGTCGAAATAATTGCATTTTGGAAATTATCATGTAATCATCTTCTATTCCTGTCGGAATATAGTTGATCTGGCCGATCATCTGGATGGCCGAGCGCTCATTTACTCTCTCCCTTACTCTGCCATGCGCCTTAAAGAAGCTTTGCTGTTGACGACCTGTACTCTCGTGCTGGCCGGATGCCATACCACGCGCTCCTCTCCCCGCTATGTATTTGCAGATACCACGCAGCCGTCGGCAAGTCTGGCGATTCAATCGATCCATACCGGGTCGCGGCAAAAAGCCACCGTCGACCGCAATGAAGTCGACTGTGCTCCCGACGGCAAGTGGAAGGCGCAACGCAGCTTCGAGCTGGCCAGTTTCCAGGGCGCGAAGTTCAGCGATCCGCCGGTCTTGGTGCGCCTGCCGGAAGGCATGTCGCATTTCTTTGTCAATTTCCCGGTCGGTTCATCGAACGAGTGTTCGATGTCCTTTGCCACCTACCTGGAAGCGGGGCATAGCTATACCTTGAAGGCGGATGGCCATCTGGGCGCCTTCTTTTCCCTTGACCCCGGCGGTTGCCGTGTTGCCGTGATCGATAACGACACCGGGCAAGCCAAGCATTTGATTAAGGGGCCGCACGCGCAATCGCAGTTCGGTTCCGTGTCCTGTCCGAATCCGGCGCTGTTCGCAGCCGCTGCCGAAGCTGCGGAGCACGCCGCAGACGCTGCGGAGGCGGCTGCGGCTGCTGCGGCCAAGTAAGGCGCCGCGGGCGCCGCCCAGGGCGGCAAGGGAAGGGGCGCAGGCATCGCCAGATACCTGGCATGCCAGTTTCTCCATTAAAAAAAGACGCCGCGGCGTCTTTTTTTGAGGGGGATGGAGGGGCGCTTATCCCGCCAGCTTGGCCTTCAGCAACTCTGTCAGCTGGGCCGGATCAGCCTTGCCCTTGGACGCTTTCATGGACTGGCCGATCAGCGCGTTGATGGCCGCTTCCTTGCCGGCGCGGTACTGTTCCACCGACTTGGCGTTCGCCGCCAGCACTGCGTCAACGATGGCTTCCAGGGCGCCGGAGTCGGAGATTTGGCGCAGATCCTTGGCGTCGATGATGGTATCGACCAGGTTCTCGTCGCTGGACTTCGCTTCCCACATGCCGACGAAGACCTCTTTTGCCGCCTTGTTCGAGATCGTGCCATCGGCAATGCGCTTGAGCATGGCGGCCAGCTGCGCGGCGGAGACGGGCGCGTCGTCCAGGTCCACGCCTTCGCGGTTCAGGGTCGACGATACGTCGCCCATCAGCCAGTTGGCGGCGGCCTTGGCGTTTTCCTTGCCGGCCTTGTCGACCACGGCGACGAAATAGGTGGCCATGGCTTTCGATTGCGTCAGCACCAGCGCATCGTAGTCCGGCAGCGCGTATTCGTTGATGAAACGGGCGCGCATGGCGGCAGGCAGTTCCGGCATCGACGCCTTGACCGTGTCGATCCACGCTTGCGAGATGACCAGCGGCGGCAGGTCAGGATCCGGGAAGTAGCGGTAATCCTGGGCGTCTTCCTTGCTGCGCATTTCGCGCGTTTCCTTGCGGTCCGGATCGTACAAACGCGTCGCTTGCACGACCTTGCCGCCGTCTTCGATCAATTCGATCTGGCGGCGCACTTCCACGTGCACGGCTTCTTCGATGAAGCGGAAGGAGTTCAGGTTCTTGATTTCGCAGCGGGTGCCGAATTCCTTCTGGCCGACAGGACGCACGGAAACGTTGACGTCGCAGCGGAACGAGCCTTCCTGCATGTTGCCGTCGCAAACGCCCAGCCACATGACCAGCGAGTGCAGGGCCTTGGCGTAGGCCACGGCTTCGGCGGCGCTGCGGATCTCCGGTTCCGAGACGATTTCCAGCAGTGGCGTGCCGGCGCGGTTCAAGTCGATGCCGCTCATGCCCGCATAGTCTTCGTGCAGCGATTTACCGGCGTCTTCTTCCAGGTGGGCGCGCGTCAGGTTGACCGTCTTGGTGACGAATTCGCCATCCTTTTCGTAGCCGAAGGTCAGGGCGCCGCCGATGACGACGGGGTCCTCGAACTGGCTGATCTGGTAGCCCTTCGGCGAATCCGGATAAAAATAGTTTTTGCGCGCGAAGACCGAGTGCGGCGCCACGGTGGCGCCCACGGCCAAACCAAAACGGATCGCGCGCTCGACGGCTTGCTTGTTCATCACGGGCAGCACGCCTGGCAGCGCCAGGTCGACGGGGCTCGCCTGCGTGTTGGCGTCGGCGCCGTACTTGATCGGCGAACCGCTGAAAATTTTGGATTCGGTCGTGAGCTGCACGTGGTTCTCAAGACCGATGACGACTTCCCATTGCATAGTGTTCTCGCTTATTTTTGTTGGCGCCGCCGGGGCGGCGCGTGTGTTCTTATTAAATACCGGCAGGGCTGCGCGTATGCCAGTCCGTCACCAGCTGGTACTGGTGGGCCACGTTCAGCAGCCTGGCTTCGCCAAAATAATTGCCGATGATTTGCAGGCCGACGGGGCGCTTGCCGTTTTTCTCGCCTGCGCCGAAGCCGCATGGAATCGACATGCCGGGCAAGCCGGCCAGGCTGGTCGACAGGGTGTAGATGTCGGCCAGGTAGTTCGCCACCGGGTCGTCCGTCTTGTCGCCCAGGTCCCAGGCGACGGTCGGCGCGACGGGTCCCATGATGACGTCGCAGACGGCGTTCGGGCCATTCAATACGGCGTCGAAATCCTGCGCGATCAGGCGGCGGATCTTTTGCGCCTTCAGGTAGTAGGCGTCGTAGTAGCCGTGGCACAGCACATAGGTGCCGACCATGATGCGGCGCTGCACTTCCGGGCCGAAGCCCTGGGCGCGCGACTTTTTGTACATGTCCTGCAAATCCTTGTACTCGGCGGCGCGGTGGCCGTAGCGCACGCCATCGTAGCGCGACAGGTTCGACGACGCTTCGGCCGGGGCGATCATGTAGTAGGCGGGAATCGACAGGGCCGTATTCGGCAGCGAAATGTCGACCAGGGTGGCGCCCAGCTTTTCATACTGCGCCAGCGCGCCGCGCACGGCCGCTTCCACGTCCTTGGCCAGGCCCTCGCCGAAATACTCGCGCGGTACGCCGATGCGCAAGCCCGTCAACGGCTGGCCCAGTTCACGCGAAAAATCTTCCGTCACGCCGCCCTGTTCCGGCGACAGGCTGGTCGAGTCGCGCTCGTCGAAGCCGGCCATGGCCGTGAGCAGCAGGGC
Above is a genomic segment from Janthinobacterium sp. 64 containing:
- a CDS encoding oxidoreductase, whose translation is MNKIKTGLVGYGFAGSTFHAPVLSAIEALELTAVASSKPDLVHKDWPHATVYAEPAQLFADPSIELVVIAAPNEAHFSLAQAALQAGKHVVVDKPFTISSVEAQSLIALAKERKLVLSVYHNRRWDGDFLTLKTLLAQGTLGHIASVESHFDRFRPEIRQRWRESGAPGGGLLYDLGPHMLDQAMQLFGQPEKLYADIALQRDGAQAVDYMHIVLYYDRLRVVLQAGCLVKAPTARFAVHGDKGSFVKFGLDPQEDALKAGGRPGQPGWGVDPVRGALHLGTQPDGHCEHLEMQAGRYQDFYQGMADAIRHGAAAPVAAEDAAATIRLIELALQSAAEGRVLAVS
- a CDS encoding M56 family metallopeptidase, translating into MNGFVPALGCTLLHFLWQGILIGCTTALAWAALRNARPEARYAVGCGALLACLAWPAAGLYLRLAGADATGALFSSALLSTALLAPDSLPDLDLLLRAVVGVWALCAAMLALRMALGMLWIARSASQTGSTHAHWQARLSGMAQDAGVTRPVRLRVLDNIASPLTAGIWRPMALVPAALVTGMPPQLLDALLAHELAHIRRHDYLLNLLQNAIEALLFFHPAVWWISRGVRLEREHIADDFAARQLGEPRRLALALSELERLQFSTHHLAQAADGGDLMSRIKRLLRPAPQTLNWKAAVPLLALAGACLGIYGQAVAADSAPVLERRPVIDFGVCGKPVYPAASLQAKEEGTVNMSFDVSAAGKVLGSSVVNSSGHPALDEAARSGIAKCTFKPALAGGKPVSASVKVQYVWRLN
- a CDS encoding BlaI/MecI/CopY family transcriptional regulator → MAKTHDIPKPTAAELDLLQALWPLGAATAKQVHEAMALAKPAITYGTVLRLMQIMHTKGLLIRDESQRSHVYAPAQAQHSLQTNLLKELMQKAFAGSAKALVLAALRTGVSRAEREEIEKMLKDDQS
- the gatB gene encoding Asp-tRNA(Asn)/Glu-tRNA(Gln) amidotransferase subunit GatB, which encodes MSENTMQWEVVIGLENHVQLTTESKIFSGSPIKYGADANTQASPVDLALPGVLPVMNKQAVERAIRFGLAVGATVAPHSVFARKNYFYPDSPKGYQISQFEDPVVIGGALTFGYEKDGEFVTKTVNLTRAHLEEDAGKSLHEDYAGMSGIDLNRAGTPLLEIVSEPEIRSAAEAVAYAKALHSLVMWLGVCDGNMQEGSFRCDVNVSVRPVGQKEFGTRCEIKNLNSFRFIEEAVHVEVRRQIELIEDGGKVVQATRLYDPDRKETREMRSKEDAQDYRYFPDPDLPPLVISQAWIDTVKASMPELPAAMRARFINEYALPDYDALVLTQSKAMATYFVAVVDKAGKENAKAAANWLMGDVSSTLNREGVDLDDAPVSAAQLAAMLKRIADGTISNKAAKEVFVGMWEAKSSDENLVDTIIDAKDLRQISDSGALEAIVDAVLAANAKSVEQYRAGKEAAINALIGQSMKASKGKADPAQLTELLKAKLAG
- the gatA gene encoding Asp-tRNA(Asn)/Glu-tRNA(Gln) amidotransferase subunit GatA is translated as MHTKSIKQLSTLLQNKEISAVALATHFLDRIAADNSNAFLHVDRALTLAQAAEADARIAAGTATPLTGVPIAHKDLFVTRGWRTTAGSKMLANYASPFDATVVEKFQAAGMVTLGKVNCDEFAMGSGNENSAFGAVQNPWDKTAVPGGSSGGSAAAVAAGLTPAATGTDTGGSIRQPAAFCGITGIKPTYGRVSRFGMIAFASSLDQGGPMARSAEDCALLLTAMAGFDERDSTSLSPEQGGVTEDFSRELGQPLTGLRIGVPREYFGEGLAKDVEAAVRGALAQYEKLGATLVDISLPNTALSIPAYYMIAPAEASSNLSRYDGVRYGHRAAEYKDLQDMYKKSRAQGFGPEVQRRIMVGTYVLCHGYYDAYYLKAQKIRRLIAQDFDAVLNGPNAVCDVIMGPVAPTVAWDLGDKTDDPVANYLADIYTLSTSLAGLPGMSIPCGFGAGEKNGKRPVGLQIIGNYFGEARLLNVAHQYQLVTDWHTRSPAGI